In Sphingomonas sp. SUN019, one genomic interval encodes:
- a CDS encoding SDR family NAD(P)-dependent oxidoreductase, whose translation MSDFTGHHIVVTGASSGIGRATALLLASRGAKMSLIARRAETLAAVRELAGGETFAAPADVSDRAALLGAIDAAEAALGPIDGLFANAGTGGTFAAFTEYDDAVFEDVLRTNLLSPFWAMKRVLPGMIERRRGAILVTGSLASERGMARNPGYVASKHGVLGLARAAALEVAPHGVRVNCIVPGFVETEMLANIPYEARATMAARVPQRRTGSAEEVAEVAAFMLSDAAAHVTGQSWAVDGGILNTLTV comes from the coding sequence ATGAGCGATTTCACCGGGCATCACATCGTCGTCACCGGCGCGTCGTCGGGGATCGGGCGCGCGACCGCGCTGCTGCTGGCGAGCCGGGGCGCAAAAATGTCGTTGATCGCGCGGCGTGCTGAGACGCTGGCGGCAGTGCGCGAATTGGCGGGCGGCGAAACGTTCGCCGCACCCGCCGACGTATCCGACCGCGCGGCGTTACTCGGCGCGATCGACGCGGCGGAGGCGGCGTTGGGCCCGATCGACGGCCTGTTCGCCAACGCCGGGACGGGCGGCACGTTCGCCGCCTTTACCGAATACGACGATGCGGTGTTCGAAGACGTTCTGCGCACCAACCTGCTCTCCCCGTTCTGGGCGATGAAGCGCGTCTTGCCCGGCATGATCGAACGACGCCGCGGCGCGATTCTGGTTACCGGCAGTCTGGCGAGCGAGCGCGGGATGGCGCGCAATCCGGGCTATGTCGCGTCGAAGCACGGCGTGCTGGGCCTTGCCCGCGCAGCCGCGCTGGAAGTCGCGCCGCACGGTGTTCGCGTCAACTGCATCGTGCCCGGCTTTGTAGAAACCGAGATGCTCGCGAACATCCCCTACGAAGCCCGCGCGACGATGGCGGCGCGGGTGCCGCAACGCCGTACCGGCAGCGCGGAGGAAGTCGCGGAGGTCGCGGCCTTCATGTTGTCCGACGCCGCCGCGCACGTCACCGGCCAGTCCTGGGCGGTCGATGGCGGCATCCTGAATACGCTGACCGTCTGA
- a CDS encoding glutathione S-transferase family protein, producing the protein MTLKYYHAEPLANSLKSMAPLFEKGLAFESVYVNLHKFEQHEPWFVAINPEGQVPVLDHDGAIITQTTVINEYLEDAFPDTPPLRPATPEGKARMRYWNKFVDEHVMNHVSMHGWHRMVGVIARGIESGAFEEIMARIPLPDQRAKWKAARSGFSDEQLAHATGKIDYALDKVEAQLSRTSWLAGDDYTLADINFYAHCGMMVERMFPDLNVAARFPRLIDWRDRVTARPAMQQALAMPDHTEPGLRTWSGEVR; encoded by the coding sequence ATGACGCTGAAATACTATCACGCCGAACCGCTCGCCAATTCGCTGAAGTCGATGGCGCCGCTGTTCGAAAAGGGGCTGGCGTTCGAGAGCGTGTACGTGAACCTGCACAAGTTCGAACAGCACGAACCGTGGTTCGTCGCGATCAATCCCGAGGGACAGGTGCCCGTGCTGGACCACGACGGCGCGATCATCACGCAGACGACCGTCATCAACGAATATCTCGAAGACGCCTTTCCCGACACGCCGCCGCTGCGACCCGCCACGCCGGAGGGCAAGGCGCGGATGCGATATTGGAACAAGTTCGTCGACGAACACGTGATGAACCACGTGTCGATGCATGGCTGGCACCGAATGGTCGGCGTCATCGCGCGAGGGATCGAAAGCGGCGCGTTCGAGGAGATCATGGCGCGCATTCCGTTGCCCGATCAGCGCGCGAAGTGGAAGGCGGCGCGATCGGGCTTTTCCGACGAGCAACTGGCGCACGCGACCGGGAAGATCGACTATGCGCTGGACAAGGTCGAGGCGCAGCTTTCGCGAACGTCTTGGCTGGCGGGTGACGACTACACGCTAGCCGACATCAATTTCTATGCGCATTGCGGGATGATGGTGGAGCGGATGTTCCCCGACCTGAACGTCGCCGCGCGTTTTCCGCGGCTAATCGACTGGCGCGACCGCGTGACCGCACGGCCCGCGATGCAGCAGGCGCTCGCGATGCCGGACCACACCGAACCGGGGCTGCGGACGT